A genomic segment from Propionibacteriaceae bacterium ZF39 encodes:
- a CDS encoding siderophore-interacting protein, with the protein MNQRRVPKSAVVRHVEWLTPEVVRVVAALDDPASMPALTKTDHYVKILFSGGAYAWPFDPEDIRANRPREEWPVTRTYTVRSWVLEANELVLDFVVHGDEGIAGPWAAAVEPGTEFGFMGPGGAWAPDPDADVHLFVGDESAHPAIAAGLGALPESARALVFLEAANAEGHQPLPDHPRAEVTWVHREHDGTTLAETVRAMPWPGGRVVAFIHGNAETVRDLRRYLFVERGMPKSDASISGYWRPGQNEDGWQAGKKDFVAGMEAEEQQLASRR; encoded by the coding sequence ATGAATCAGCGCAGGGTCCCGAAATCGGCAGTTGTCCGCCACGTCGAATGGTTGACCCCGGAGGTGGTCCGGGTGGTCGCGGCGCTGGATGACCCCGCGTCGATGCCGGCCCTGACGAAGACCGATCACTATGTGAAGATCCTGTTCTCCGGCGGGGCGTACGCCTGGCCCTTCGATCCGGAGGACATCCGCGCCAACCGGCCGCGCGAGGAATGGCCCGTGACGCGCACGTATACGGTCCGGTCCTGGGTACTGGAAGCCAACGAGCTGGTTCTCGACTTCGTCGTGCATGGCGATGAGGGCATCGCCGGGCCGTGGGCCGCAGCTGTGGAACCCGGCACGGAGTTCGGTTTCATGGGCCCGGGCGGCGCGTGGGCACCGGACCCGGACGCCGACGTGCACCTCTTCGTCGGCGACGAATCCGCTCACCCGGCCATCGCGGCGGGCCTGGGAGCCCTGCCCGAATCCGCTCGCGCCCTCGTGTTCCTCGAGGCCGCCAACGCCGAGGGGCACCAGCCCCTGCCGGACCACCCCAGGGCAGAAGTCACCTGGGTGCACCGCGAGCACGACGGCACCACTCTGGCCGAAACCGTGCGGGCGATGCCCTGGCCCGGGGGCAGGGTTGTGGCGTTCATCCACGGCAATGCCGAGACCGTACGCGACCTGCGGCGCTATCTGTTCGTCGAGCGTGGCATGCCCAAATCGGACGCCTCCATCTCTGGTTACTGGCGTCCGGGCCAGAACGAGGACGGCTGGCAGGCCGGCAAGAAGGACTTCGTGGCCGGCATGGAGGCCGAAGAGCAGCAGCTGGCGTCGCGTCGCTGA
- the cobF gene encoding precorrin-6A synthase (deacetylating) encodes MNPPTSIKVIGIGPGGSDQVTHAAVAALNEVDVFLVADKGEVKSDLVTLRREICERWIDGDYRLIEVPDPERGPDAERNTTEYQAGVAGWHRARTEGYRELIAADPELTYGFLVWGDPAFYDSTLRIVDALAELMPIDSEVIPGISSIQLLAARHRVPLNRVGQPIHITTGRRLVEDFRDDLGDIVVMLDGHLACRELVGRGLEIFWGAYLGDPREVLVRGPLDDVIEELIDTRARLRDRHGWVMDTYLLRPQP; translated from the coding sequence GTGAATCCCCCGACCAGCATCAAGGTGATCGGCATCGGCCCAGGCGGGAGTGATCAGGTCACGCATGCCGCTGTGGCAGCCCTGAATGAGGTCGATGTCTTCCTCGTGGCCGACAAGGGCGAGGTGAAGAGCGACCTGGTGACCCTGCGCCGGGAGATCTGCGAGCGCTGGATCGACGGGGACTATCGGTTGATCGAGGTGCCGGATCCGGAACGTGGGCCGGATGCCGAGCGCAACACCACCGAGTATCAGGCCGGCGTGGCTGGGTGGCATCGCGCCCGGACCGAGGGCTATCGCGAACTGATCGCCGCCGACCCCGAGCTCACCTATGGATTCCTGGTCTGGGGTGATCCGGCGTTCTATGACAGCACCCTGCGGATCGTCGACGCACTGGCCGAGCTGATGCCGATCGACTCCGAAGTCATCCCGGGTATCTCGAGCATCCAGCTCCTCGCCGCGCGGCACCGGGTTCCGCTCAATCGCGTCGGCCAGCCCATCCACATCACCACGGGCCGGCGGCTCGTGGAGGACTTCCGCGATGACCTCGGCGACATCGTGGTCATGCTTGACGGGCACCTGGCCTGCCGCGAACTAGTCGGCCGCGGCCTGGAGATTTTCTGGGGGGCTTATCTGGGTGACCCCAGGGAGGTGCTGGTGCGCGGCCCGCTCGATGACGTCATCGAAGAGCTGATCGACACCCGGGCCAGGCTGCGCGACCGGCACGGCTGGGTCATGGATACCTATCTCCTGCGCCCCCAACCCTGA
- a CDS encoding energy-coupling factor ABC transporter permease — MHIAEGFLPPAHAVAWTVAAAPFVVHGARQVIKLSKEKPEARLLLAAAGAFTFVLSAIKLPSVTGSSSHATGTGIGAILFRPPVMAFLATIVLIFQAVLLAHGGLTTLGANVFAMGIVGPWTAYATFRGLRGVRVGETAAIFVAVALANIATYATTSVQLALAFPDPASGFLGAFAKFAGLFAVTQVPLAITEGILAVLLFRALARIATRELNVLGFGRPASKESSHV, encoded by the coding sequence GTGCATATCGCAGAGGGTTTCCTGCCACCGGCGCATGCCGTGGCGTGGACCGTGGCCGCCGCACCGTTCGTCGTGCATGGCGCCCGTCAGGTCATCAAACTGTCCAAGGAGAAGCCCGAGGCGCGCCTCCTGCTGGCCGCGGCCGGCGCGTTCACGTTCGTGCTGTCGGCCATCAAATTGCCGTCGGTCACCGGCTCGTCCAGCCACGCCACGGGCACGGGCATCGGGGCGATTCTGTTCCGGCCACCGGTCATGGCGTTCCTGGCGACGATCGTCCTGATCTTCCAGGCCGTCCTCCTCGCTCATGGTGGCCTGACCACTCTCGGCGCCAATGTGTTCGCCATGGGCATCGTCGGGCCGTGGACGGCGTACGCAACTTTCCGCGGGCTCCGCGGAGTTCGCGTCGGCGAGACCGCCGCGATCTTCGTGGCGGTCGCCCTCGCGAATATCGCCACCTACGCCACGACGAGCGTCCAGCTCGCCCTGGCCTTCCCGGACCCGGCTTCCGGCTTCCTGGGCGCGTTCGCCAAGTTCGCCGGGCTCTTCGCTGTGACTCAGGTGCCGTTGGCGATCACCGAGGGCATCCTTGCGGTCCTGCTCTTCCGCGCCCTCGCCCGGATCGCGACACGTGAATTGAACGTCCTCGGCTTCGGCCGGCCCGCCTCCAAGGAGTCGAGCCATGTCTGA
- the folE gene encoding GTP cyclohydrolase I FolE: MREFDHDRVRSAVREILIGIGEDPDREGLKETPDRVARAYAEMFTGMRQTAEEILSTTFDIAHDEMVLVKDIEVWSCCEHHLVPFTGVAHVGYIPSPAGKVTGLSKLARLVDVFAKRPQVQERLTTQIADALMKHLNPRGVIVVIECEHLCMTMRGVKKPGAKTVTSAVRGQLLDPASRMEAMSLIIGS, encoded by the coding sequence ATGCGTGAGTTCGACCACGACCGGGTCCGGTCGGCAGTGCGGGAAATCCTCATCGGAATCGGCGAGGACCCCGATCGTGAGGGATTGAAGGAGACGCCCGATCGGGTGGCGCGGGCGTACGCCGAGATGTTCACCGGGATGCGGCAGACCGCCGAGGAAATCCTTTCGACCACCTTCGATATCGCGCACGACGAAATGGTCCTGGTGAAGGACATCGAGGTGTGGAGTTGTTGCGAGCATCACCTGGTGCCGTTCACCGGCGTCGCACACGTGGGCTATATCCCCAGCCCGGCCGGCAAGGTCACCGGGCTGAGCAAGCTGGCGCGGTTGGTCGACGTGTTCGCCAAGCGCCCCCAGGTGCAGGAGCGCCTCACCACTCAGATCGCGGATGCGCTCATGAAGCACCTCAACCCGCGGGGCGTGATCGTGGTCATCGAGTGCGAACACCTGTGCATGACGATGCGCGGGGTCAAGAAGCCGGGGGCGAAGACGGTGACCTCCGCCGTGCGTGGTCAGTTGCTCGACCCGGCGTCCCGCATGGAGGCGATGAGCCTCATCATCGGCTCCTGA
- a CDS encoding precorrin-2 C(20)-methyltransferase, translating to MSTPGLPPAGTTNGRLFAVGLGPGDPELITLKAARLLREADVVAYFSGPRGTSIARSIAADHLREDVTEELLRYPVTTGESAHAGGYYAEIDAFYDDCAARLRTHLDTGCTVVVLAEGDPLFFGSYMYLHDRLAADFPTEIVPGVTSVSGATAAVATGLCRHEDVLTVLPGTLPVPELAWRLAQTEAAVILKLGRTFPGVREALRQAGRLDDAFYVERATFAEQRVLPVAEVDAGTVPYFSTIVVTGGDRRADSAGRWTANAVVGADPSRRPQAVSSGTAATCSTGRLRVIGLGPGPTDWLTAEAATALAEVTDVFGYAPYVDRVPQRPGLTRHPSGNTVEVDRARAALDAAIAGGDVAVVSGGDAGVFGMASAVFEAAEDPAYAGVEIEVLPGVSAAQAVAARAGAPLGADFCVLSLSDRLKPWTVIADRLRKAAEADLVIAVYNPRSRSRPTQLADAQQVLLEVRAPETVVIIGRDIGRAEESLTVTTLGDFDPESVDMKCLVIIGASGTRVTPSRRVWTPRFVD from the coding sequence GTGAGTACGCCGGGTCTGCCCCCAGCCGGCACGACGAACGGACGGCTCTTCGCGGTCGGCCTCGGTCCCGGCGATCCGGAGCTGATCACGCTCAAGGCCGCGCGGCTGCTCCGCGAGGCTGATGTCGTGGCCTATTTCTCCGGCCCCCGCGGCACGTCGATCGCCCGCTCGATCGCCGCGGACCACCTGCGCGAGGACGTGACCGAGGAACTCCTGCGCTATCCCGTGACGACGGGCGAATCGGCGCATGCGGGGGGCTACTACGCGGAGATCGACGCGTTCTATGACGATTGCGCCGCCCGGCTGCGGACGCATCTCGACACCGGGTGCACGGTGGTCGTGCTGGCCGAGGGCGATCCGCTGTTCTTCGGCTCGTACATGTATCTCCACGACCGCCTCGCCGCCGACTTCCCCACCGAGATCGTGCCCGGCGTGACCTCGGTGAGTGGGGCGACCGCGGCGGTGGCGACCGGGTTGTGCCGGCACGAGGACGTGCTGACGGTCCTGCCCGGGACGCTGCCGGTGCCCGAGCTGGCCTGGCGGCTGGCCCAGACCGAGGCCGCGGTGATCCTGAAGCTGGGTCGGACGTTCCCGGGCGTACGCGAAGCGCTGCGGCAGGCCGGTCGTCTGGATGATGCGTTCTATGTCGAGCGGGCGACGTTCGCCGAGCAGCGGGTGCTGCCCGTGGCCGAGGTCGATGCCGGGACCGTGCCCTACTTCTCGACCATCGTCGTGACCGGTGGCGACCGGCGGGCCGATTCAGCGGGGCGGTGGACCGCCAATGCGGTGGTCGGCGCGGACCCTTCGAGACGGCCGCAGGCGGTCTCCTCAGGGACCGCAGCCACGTGTTCCACCGGCCGGCTGCGTGTGATCGGGCTCGGCCCCGGCCCCACGGACTGGCTGACAGCGGAGGCAGCGACGGCGCTCGCCGAGGTGACCGATGTCTTCGGCTATGCGCCCTATGTGGACCGCGTACCCCAGCGCCCCGGCCTCACCCGGCACCCGTCCGGCAACACGGTCGAGGTCGACCGAGCCCGTGCGGCGCTCGACGCCGCGATTGCAGGCGGCGACGTCGCCGTGGTGTCCGGCGGCGACGCCGGCGTGTTCGGGATGGCGTCGGCGGTGTTCGAGGCTGCGGAGGACCCGGCGTACGCAGGGGTCGAGATCGAGGTCCTGCCGGGAGTCTCGGCCGCGCAGGCCGTGGCCGCACGGGCGGGTGCACCGCTGGGCGCGGACTTCTGTGTCCTGTCCCTGTCCGATCGCCTCAAGCCCTGGACCGTGATCGCCGATCGGCTGCGCAAGGCGGCGGAGGCGGATCTGGTGATCGCGGTCTACAACCCCAGGTCTCGGTCGCGACCGACGCAGCTCGCCGACGCCCAACAGGTCCTCCTCGAGGTCCGAGCCCCGGAGACGGTCGTCATCATCGGTCGCGATATCGGTCGGGCGGAGGAGTCGCTGACTGTCACTACGCTGGGCGACTTCGACCCGGAGTCGGTCGACATGAAATGCCTGGTGATCATCGGCGCGTCGGGTACGCGGGTCACCCCCTCTCGCCGGGTCTGGACGCCCCGATTCGTCGACTGA
- a CDS encoding DUF418 domain-containing protein: MSTVTTPATQPRVRSRIKALDVARGVAILGTLATNVWIFSHPGGLLGYINHPTSAGAPALQQGFERLFMALANGKFLGLLTLMFGIGLVIQAESAARRGARWPGRYPLRMGILLVEGLIHFVLIAEFDVLMGYAVTGVIVAFIVVRSPGVRRAWAIVTGLIHLTVVTLLTALLLAVPGGDLGQHPDERLYQDGSWWELVVMRLDNALVFRAEPILIGCLTFALFLIGAELYRAGVFDERGRALRSRLLVAGAIALVLDLTLALTLPATVLFSRYVLAPVVAMGLLALIALLAKDGGGALGALLTPVGRMALSCYIAQNLICAALFQGWGLGLNAVSPDARLWVTATAYGVVCLALVIAARWWLRRFDAGPVEWVAQKAFRTLAR, encoded by the coding sequence ATGAGCACGGTCACCACCCCCGCGACCCAGCCCCGAGTCCGCAGCCGGATCAAGGCCCTCGACGTCGCTCGCGGCGTCGCGATCCTGGGCACGCTCGCCACCAACGTCTGGATCTTCAGCCACCCCGGAGGTCTTCTCGGCTACATCAATCACCCGACCAGCGCCGGGGCGCCCGCGCTCCAGCAGGGGTTCGAGCGCCTGTTCATGGCTCTCGCCAACGGCAAGTTCCTCGGCCTGCTGACCCTGATGTTCGGCATCGGCCTCGTCATCCAGGCGGAGTCGGCTGCCAGGCGCGGGGCCCGCTGGCCGGGGCGTTACCCACTGCGCATGGGCATCCTCCTTGTCGAGGGCCTGATCCATTTCGTGCTGATCGCGGAGTTCGATGTCCTCATGGGCTACGCCGTGACAGGCGTGATCGTGGCCTTCATCGTGGTGCGCAGTCCGGGCGTACGCCGGGCGTGGGCCATCGTCACCGGGCTGATCCATCTCACGGTCGTCACTCTCCTGACCGCGCTGCTGCTGGCCGTCCCCGGCGGTGACCTGGGCCAGCACCCGGACGAGCGGTTGTATCAGGACGGCAGCTGGTGGGAACTCGTGGTCATGCGGCTCGACAACGCGCTCGTATTCCGCGCCGAGCCCATCCTGATCGGCTGCCTCACTTTCGCGCTGTTCCTGATCGGCGCGGAGCTGTATCGGGCCGGGGTTTTCGATGAGCGCGGCCGCGCCCTGCGCTCCCGGCTCCTCGTCGCCGGTGCCATCGCGCTGGTCCTGGACCTGACGCTCGCCCTCACCCTGCCGGCGACCGTGCTGTTCTCCCGCTACGTTCTCGCCCCCGTGGTGGCGATGGGTCTCCTGGCGCTCATCGCGCTCCTGGCCAAGGACGGTGGCGGCGCGCTCGGCGCCCTGCTGACGCCGGTGGGGCGGATGGCCCTGAGCTGCTATATCGCCCAGAACCTGATCTGCGCGGCTCTCTTCCAGGGCTGGGGCCTGGGCCTCAACGCTGTGAGCCCGGATGCCCGCCTGTGGGTGACTGCGACGGCCTACGGCGTCGTATGCCTCGCGCTCGTGATCGCAGCTCGCTGGTGGCTGCGGCGTTTCGATGCCGGCCCGGTCGAATGGGTGGCGCAGAAGGCCTTTAGGACGCTCGCCCGCTGA
- the cobN gene encoding cobaltochelatase subunit CobN: MSRVLLLSTSDTDLLAARACGADYAYANPVKVAPDELAGLLADAALVVFRFLGSVQGLPATYQQVVDSGLPRVVIGGEQLPDASLMELSSVPVNVAAQAHLYLAQGGLANLAQVHAFLSDTVLLDGVGFEPVAEQPAWGTLRSGEGGGPRVGILFYRAQHAVDNVAYVEALADAIDAAGGVGVPIFATSLRDAPADLIEHLASYDALITTVLAAGGTKPATAQAGGDDEGWDVRALAGLDVPILQALCLTWSRAEWEASDDGMSPLDVASQVAVPEFDGRIIGVPISFKELDDDGLPHYVPDPERCRRMAELAVNHARLGHVPVAERKIAIVLSAYPTKHSRIGNAVGLDTPVSLVRLLAALRAAGYDLGEPGEIPGTGQVEPVEGESGQTTAGNALMHALIAAGGQDEEWLTSEQLAGQPIRIPVGRYREWLEDLPAELVDAVTEAWGEAPGSVFVDGDELVGAALRAGNVVILVQPPRGFGENPIAIYHDPDLPPTHHYLAVYRWLEREFGAHAIVHLGKHGNLEWMPGKNLALSAACGPDAALGSMPVIYPFLVNDPGEGTQAKRRAHATIVDHLVPPMARAETYGDIARLEQLLDEYGNVSAMDPAKAPALRGEIWTLIQAARMDSDLGLEERPDDEAFDDFIMHVDGWLCEIKDVQIRDGLHILGRAPEGDELVNLVLAVLRANQVFGGSGQAVPGLRVALGLSLDETELGATDRAEEVAAGLVRGLAAAGWDAAAIPGLVAGVPAGADPEGVARSLEFACREVVPRLARTVDEIPMVLHALDGGYVPAGPSGSPLRGLVNVLPTGRNFYSVDPKAIPSRLAWETGRAMADSLLDRYRAETGEWPKSVGLSVWGTSAMRTSGDDIAEVLALLGVHPVWDEASRRIMGLEAISLDELERPRIDVTVRISGFFRDAFPHVITLLDDAVALVAGLEEGPEDNFIRANAQADVAVHGDERRARTRIFGSKPGSYGAGILPLLEAGNWRSDADLAEVYATWGGFAYGRDLDGVPARETMEDNYRRIQVAAKNIDTREHDIADSDDYFQYHGGMVAMVRSLTGADPKAYVGDSTVPDAVRTRSLAEETARVFRSRVVNPRWIAAMQRHGYKGAFELAATVDYLFGFDATAGVVPDWMYQSLAETYLLDEDNQEFLRKANPWALRGMVEKLHEAVDRKLWENPEPELLRQLQELYLEVEGDLEE; encoded by the coding sequence ATGTCCCGCGTACTGCTGCTGTCCACCTCCGATACCGATCTGCTCGCGGCGCGGGCCTGCGGCGCGGACTATGCGTACGCGAACCCGGTCAAGGTGGCGCCCGACGAGCTGGCGGGGCTGTTGGCGGACGCGGCGCTGGTCGTGTTCCGGTTCCTCGGGTCCGTGCAGGGGTTGCCCGCGACCTATCAGCAGGTTGTCGATTCCGGTCTGCCGCGCGTGGTCATCGGGGGCGAGCAGCTGCCGGACGCCTCGCTCATGGAGCTGTCGTCGGTGCCCGTGAACGTCGCGGCGCAGGCGCATCTGTATCTCGCCCAGGGCGGTCTCGCCAACCTCGCCCAGGTGCATGCCTTTCTGTCCGACACCGTCTTGCTTGATGGCGTCGGCTTCGAGCCCGTGGCCGAGCAGCCGGCGTGGGGGACCCTGCGATCGGGTGAGGGTGGGGGGCCACGGGTCGGCATCCTCTTCTATCGCGCCCAGCATGCGGTCGACAACGTGGCCTATGTCGAGGCGCTGGCGGATGCGATCGATGCGGCCGGCGGGGTGGGCGTACCCATCTTCGCCACCTCTCTCCGCGATGCCCCCGCCGACCTGATCGAGCATTTGGCGAGCTATGACGCACTGATCACGACGGTGCTGGCGGCCGGTGGGACGAAGCCGGCGACCGCGCAGGCGGGCGGGGACGACGAGGGCTGGGATGTCCGGGCCCTGGCAGGCCTGGACGTGCCGATCCTGCAGGCGCTCTGCCTGACCTGGTCGCGCGCCGAATGGGAGGCCTCCGACGACGGCATGAGCCCGCTCGATGTCGCATCGCAGGTCGCCGTGCCGGAGTTCGACGGGCGCATCATCGGCGTACCCATCTCCTTCAAGGAACTCGACGACGACGGGCTGCCGCACTATGTGCCCGACCCCGAGCGCTGCCGGCGCATGGCCGAGCTCGCGGTCAACCACGCGCGGCTCGGTCACGTGCCGGTCGCCGAGCGGAAGATCGCAATCGTGCTGTCGGCGTACCCGACCAAGCACTCGCGCATCGGCAATGCGGTCGGGCTGGACACGCCTGTTTCCCTGGTACGCCTGCTCGCCGCTCTCCGGGCCGCTGGGTATGACCTCGGCGAACCGGGGGAGATCCCCGGCACCGGGCAGGTCGAGCCGGTCGAGGGTGAGAGCGGGCAGACCACGGCGGGCAATGCGCTGATGCATGCGCTGATCGCCGCCGGCGGGCAGGACGAGGAATGGCTGACGTCGGAGCAGCTGGCGGGACAGCCGATCCGGATTCCTGTGGGCCGCTATCGCGAGTGGCTGGAAGATCTGCCGGCCGAGCTCGTCGACGCGGTGACCGAGGCCTGGGGTGAGGCGCCGGGATCGGTGTTTGTGGACGGCGACGAACTGGTGGGCGCGGCGTTGCGGGCGGGCAATGTGGTCATCCTCGTGCAGCCGCCGCGCGGGTTCGGGGAGAACCCGATCGCGATCTATCACGACCCGGACCTGCCGCCGACGCACCATTATCTGGCGGTCTATCGCTGGCTCGAACGCGAGTTCGGGGCGCACGCGATCGTGCACCTCGGCAAGCACGGCAACCTCGAATGGATGCCAGGCAAGAACCTGGCGCTGTCCGCTGCGTGTGGACCCGACGCGGCGCTCGGGTCGATGCCGGTGATCTATCCGTTCCTGGTGAACGATCCGGGGGAGGGTACGCAGGCCAAGCGCCGCGCGCATGCCACGATCGTCGACCACCTGGTGCCGCCGATGGCGCGGGCGGAGACCTATGGCGATATTGCGCGGCTGGAGCAGTTGCTGGACGAGTACGGCAACGTGTCGGCGATGGACCCGGCCAAGGCGCCGGCGTTGCGCGGTGAGATCTGGACGCTGATCCAGGCGGCGCGGATGGACAGTGACCTGGGCCTGGAGGAACGGCCCGACGACGAAGCCTTCGACGACTTCATCATGCATGTCGACGGCTGGCTGTGCGAGATCAAGGACGTGCAGATTCGCGATGGTCTGCACATCCTGGGTCGGGCGCCCGAGGGCGATGAGCTCGTGAACCTGGTGCTCGCTGTGCTGCGGGCGAACCAGGTGTTCGGTGGGTCCGGCCAGGCGGTGCCCGGCTTGCGGGTGGCGTTGGGGCTGTCGCTCGACGAGACCGAACTCGGAGCAACGGATCGGGCCGAGGAGGTGGCCGCCGGGCTCGTGCGCGGGTTGGCGGCGGCCGGCTGGGATGCTGCGGCGATTCCGGGGCTGGTGGCCGGTGTGCCTGCGGGGGCCGATCCGGAGGGGGTCGCACGGTCCCTGGAATTCGCCTGTCGCGAGGTGGTGCCGCGGCTGGCCCGAACGGTCGATGAGATCCCCATGGTGCTGCATGCGCTGGATGGCGGCTATGTGCCGGCCGGGCCGTCCGGTTCGCCCCTGCGTGGGCTGGTGAACGTGCTGCCCACCGGGCGGAACTTCTATTCGGTCGATCCCAAGGCCATCCCGTCGCGGCTGGCCTGGGAGACGGGCCGGGCGATGGCCGATTCGTTGCTCGACCGCTATCGGGCGGAGACGGGGGAGTGGCCGAAGTCGGTGGGCCTGTCGGTGTGGGGCACCTCGGCCATGCGGACCTCCGGTGACGACATCGCCGAGGTGCTGGCGTTGCTGGGCGTCCATCCGGTGTGGGACGAGGCCTCGCGGCGGATCATGGGGCTGGAGGCGATCAGCCTGGACGAGCTCGAGCGGCCCCGGATCGATGTCACGGTCCGGATCTCGGGCTTCTTCCGCGATGCGTTCCCGCATGTCATCACGCTGTTGGACGATGCAGTGGCGTTGGTAGCGGGGCTCGAGGAAGGGCCGGAGGACAACTTCATCCGGGCCAATGCGCAGGCAGATGTGGCGGTGCACGGGGATGAGCGGCGCGCCCGGACCCGCATCTTCGGGTCCAAGCCGGGGTCCTATGGGGCGGGGATTCTCCCGTTGCTCGAAGCCGGCAACTGGCGCTCGGATGCGGACCTGGCGGAGGTCTATGCGACCTGGGGTGGCTTTGCCTATGGGCGCGATCTCGACGGCGTACCCGCGCGGGAGACGATGGAGGACAACTATCGCCGCATCCAGGTCGCGGCGAAGAACATCGATACGCGCGAGCATGACATCGCCGACTCGGACGACTATTTCCAGTATCACGGCGGCATGGTCGCCATGGTCCGCTCGCTCACGGGGGCGGACCCGAAGGCCTATGTGGGCGACTCCACCGTGCCCGATGCGGTGCGGACGCGGAGCTTGGCCGAGGAGACGGCGCGGGTGTTCCGTTCCCGGGTCGTGAACCCGAGGTGGATTGCGGCGATGCAACGGCATGGATACAAGGGCGCGTTCGAGCTGGCGGCGACCGTGGACTACCTGTTCGGTTTCGATGCGACCGCCGGCGTGGTGCCCGACTGGATGTATCAGTCGCTCGCCGAGACCTATCTCCTGGACGAGGACAATCAGGAGTTCCTGCGCAAGGCCAATCCCTGGGCACTGCGCGGCATGGTCGAGAAGCTCCACGAGGCCGTCGATCGCAAGCTGTGGGAAAACCCCGAACCCGAACTCCTGCGCCAGTTGCAGGAGCTCTACCTCGAAGTCGAGGGCGATCTCGAGGAGTAG
- a CDS encoding TetR family transcriptional regulator C-terminal domain-containing protein — protein sequence MPKVVDVEQRRAVIVEAVFRLVASGGVEAASLRNVAAEAGLNIGSVRHYFVSHDALLLAATEEMARRVTVRMEAHGSRLAEAFEAGDERRMGDVIFALFAELLPLDEQRRVECGVWMAFTERARVSLDLREAADQMHREVIRLTSNLLLGAGVPDAEDRAAALTIGVDGLTLAGLSWPEDYPPEKQQRLLGLLLRQAFGGATALEGHTP from the coding sequence ATGCCAAAGGTTGTCGATGTCGAGCAGCGGCGAGCTGTCATTGTGGAGGCCGTCTTCCGGCTGGTCGCGAGCGGCGGGGTCGAGGCAGCCTCGCTGCGGAACGTCGCCGCGGAGGCCGGCCTCAACATCGGGTCGGTGCGCCACTATTTCGTCTCACACGATGCGCTGTTGCTCGCCGCGACCGAAGAGATGGCGCGCCGGGTGACGGTTCGAATGGAAGCCCACGGGTCGCGGCTGGCCGAGGCCTTCGAGGCTGGAGACGAGCGACGCATGGGTGACGTGATCTTCGCGCTCTTCGCCGAGTTGCTCCCCCTCGATGAGCAGCGCAGGGTCGAATGCGGGGTCTGGATGGCTTTCACCGAGCGCGCACGGGTCAGCCTCGATCTCCGAGAGGCGGCGGACCAGATGCACCGCGAGGTCATCCGGCTGACGAGCAACCTGTTGCTGGGGGCCGGTGTCCCCGATGCCGAAGACCGGGCGGCCGCCCTGACGATCGGGGTCGACGGGCTCACGCTCGCGGGCCTGTCGTGGCCCGAGGACTATCCGCCCGAGAAGCAGCAGCGGCTGCTGGGGCTGTTGCTGCGCCAGGCCTTCGGCGGCGCCACCGCACTCGAGGGCCACACGCCCTAG
- a CDS encoding precorrin-8X methylmutase gives MPNDTSAPRPPTRRYDYVTDGVEIYRRSFATIRAEADLSAFDDDTATVVVRMIHAAGDVDLGQRVQVHPGLVEAARTALADGAPIFTDATMIATGITRARLSQDNAVICTLRDPGVPDLARAWGTTRSAAAVSLWADRLEGAVVAIGNAPTALFHLLEMIADGGPRPAAIVGVPVGFIGSAESKVALRDNPWDVPWLVVEGRRGGSALAVSAVNALARRNELPS, from the coding sequence ATGCCGAACGACACTTCTGCCCCGAGGCCGCCCACGCGGCGCTATGACTATGTGACCGATGGCGTGGAGATCTATCGCCGTTCGTTCGCGACGATCCGGGCCGAGGCCGACCTCAGTGCGTTCGACGACGACACGGCCACAGTTGTCGTGCGGATGATCCATGCCGCCGGCGATGTCGACCTGGGTCAGCGCGTGCAGGTCCACCCGGGCCTGGTCGAGGCAGCCCGGACCGCCCTGGCGGACGGCGCACCCATCTTCACCGATGCCACGATGATCGCCACCGGCATCACCCGGGCCCGCCTGTCCCAGGACAATGCGGTGATCTGCACCCTGCGCGACCCGGGCGTACCCGATCTCGCCCGGGCCTGGGGCACCACCCGCTCAGCGGCCGCGGTCTCGCTCTGGGCCGACCGACTCGAGGGTGCGGTCGTCGCGATCGGCAACGCGCCCACGGCCCTGTTCCACCTGCTCGAGATGATCGCCGACGGGGGGCCGCGGCCGGCGGCCATCGTGGGCGTACCTGTCGGCTTCATCGGCTCCGCCGAGTCCAAGGTCGCCTTGCGCGACAACCCCTGGGACGTGCCCTGGCTGGTCGTCGAGGGGCGCCGCGGCGGTTCTGCGCTCGCGGTCTCCGCGGTCAATGCGCTGGCGCGGCGCAACGAGTTGCCGTCGTGA